The following are encoded together in the Cohaesibacter gelatinilyticus genome:
- the cydD gene encoding thiol reductant ABC exporter subunit CydD, protein MTGMETRDKSEETSHSSDTEAPKGRKGRKPRQKNPADQWLGKIVDPYKGQLKHKARLETLSGVLAIAQAGFLAFGIGALIEDGGGILGLVPYLVGLIITILARTALSYLAGKLGHTISADLRFSLRQKLASILASQSPLDIERRSAGEVAALASDVIENLDPYTSRYLSLRLQLTVIPLAILIAVTLFSWAAALVLLLCGPLIPVFMAIVGIRAKKASDKQVAALSTMSSRFLDRLQGMTTLRLFGAVGRTRDLFDGIATDYRKATMKVLRIAFLSSAALELFSALGIALIAIYVGYHYLGFTAFGSYDSPITLSSGLFMLLLAPEFFTPLRDFAAAYHDRASAQSAAERLMLLLPEDKIAEESEADTSSTTKASAAASPIKKITFEDCSFGYEGGRDAILSNVNITLSAGSRIAILGRSGSGKSTLLAALCGLLKPLEGRLLLNEQAVSNSREEWVNWRQSIGWIGQKPHIFHGSLLMNARLAHPDASREAVDEALSQAHADQFVAQLPRDLLTILGETGFGISGGQVRRLAIARAALGDSSLILCDEPTADLDADTAKLVTQSLLKMAKDRLLVIATHDRDVAEQCDHIYFVKDGSLSEISKPDLADLENLLSDEPVAPSTSEVIEGETKSEEVVS, encoded by the coding sequence ATGACGGGTATGGAAACACGGGACAAGTCGGAAGAAACCAGCCACTCTTCTGATACCGAGGCCCCCAAAGGGCGAAAGGGGCGCAAGCCACGTCAGAAGAATCCAGCTGATCAATGGTTGGGAAAGATCGTCGATCCATATAAGGGCCAGCTCAAGCATAAAGCCAGACTGGAAACCCTGAGCGGCGTTCTGGCCATCGCCCAAGCTGGATTTCTGGCTTTTGGCATCGGTGCTCTGATTGAAGACGGTGGCGGCATTCTGGGACTTGTGCCCTATCTTGTCGGATTGATCATCACCATTCTCGCCCGGACGGCTCTCAGTTATCTTGCCGGGAAACTTGGTCATACCATCTCCGCCGATCTGCGCTTTTCCCTTCGGCAAAAGCTGGCATCCATTCTGGCTTCCCAGTCTCCATTGGATATTGAGCGGCGATCCGCTGGTGAAGTGGCGGCATTGGCTTCTGATGTCATCGAAAATCTGGATCCCTATACCAGCCGCTATTTGTCCTTGCGACTTCAGTTGACTGTCATCCCCCTTGCAATCTTGATCGCTGTTACCCTGTTCAGTTGGGCCGCCGCTCTGGTTCTTTTGCTTTGCGGCCCGCTCATTCCGGTTTTCATGGCCATTGTCGGCATTCGCGCCAAAAAAGCATCTGACAAACAGGTGGCAGCTCTCTCCACCATGAGTTCTCGCTTTCTGGATCGTTTGCAAGGCATGACGACCCTGCGCCTTTTCGGAGCTGTTGGTCGCACACGTGATCTATTTGATGGCATCGCAACCGACTATCGCAAGGCCACCATGAAAGTGCTGCGCATTGCCTTTCTTTCATCAGCTGCACTGGAGCTGTTCTCCGCTCTCGGCATCGCTCTCATCGCAATTTATGTGGGCTATCACTATCTTGGCTTCACTGCCTTTGGCAGCTATGACTCACCCATAACACTGTCCAGCGGCTTATTCATGCTGTTGCTGGCACCGGAATTTTTCACACCATTGCGTGATTTTGCGGCGGCCTATCATGATCGTGCTTCTGCCCAGTCTGCCGCCGAACGTCTGATGCTTCTTCTTCCTGAAGACAAGATCGCTGAGGAAAGTGAAGCAGATACCTCATCGACAACAAAGGCCAGTGCTGCGGCCTCGCCTATCAAAAAAATCACGTTTGAGGATTGCAGCTTTGGTTATGAGGGCGGACGAGATGCCATTCTCAGCAATGTCAATATAACACTGTCCGCAGGATCTAGAATTGCCATTCTTGGCCGTTCCGGGTCTGGAAAGTCAACCCTATTGGCGGCGCTATGCGGCTTGTTAAAGCCCTTGGAAGGACGCCTGTTGTTGAATGAGCAAGCGGTTTCCAACTCCCGGGAGGAATGGGTCAACTGGCGCCAATCCATCGGCTGGATCGGTCAAAAGCCGCACATATTCCATGGCTCCTTGCTGATGAATGCTCGCTTGGCACATCCGGACGCATCACGAGAAGCTGTTGACGAAGCTTTGAGCCAGGCTCACGCTGACCAGTTTGTCGCTCAATTGCCGCGTGATCTGCTCACAATTCTTGGTGAAACCGGCTTTGGTATTTCCGGTGGTCAAGTACGTCGCCTTGCCATTGCTCGAGCAGCACTTGGTGATAGCAGTCTTATCCTCTGCGATGAACCAACTGCCGATCTGGATGCAGACACAGCAAAGCTTGTAACTCAGAGCCTTCTGAAAATGGCCAAGGATCGCTTGCTCGTCATTGCCACTCATGACCGCGATGTCGCTGAACAATGCGACCATATCTATTTCGTAAAAGATGGTTCCCTATCCGAAATCTCCAAGCCCGATCTTGCAGATTTGGAAAACCTGCTATCCGATGAGCCTGTAGCGCCTTCCACTTCGGAAGTAATTGAAGGCGAAACAAAATCCGAGGAGGTCGTATCATGA
- a CDS encoding SLAC1 anion channel family protein — translation MTHGTTNASAGEQSVGQGSDAQNEQTQPHSKLEHFPNAFFAMVMGLAGFTLAAERLEKTVGVAHQGSLILVVLTTIVFAILLGFYAMKAARYPHMIKWEWNHPVRMCFFPAASIGLILLGTAMGPFSNDLAIGIWGLGAVLHLIGTLAVLTAWIGHRCFEPLHLNPAWFIPVVGNIIVPIAGARFGMMEFAWFYFSVGLVFWIVLLTLVFNRLVFHNPLPERLLPTLMILIAPPGVGFVAYVTMVGDLDPFARIIYYTGVMFFLIILIQVPKLARIPFALSWWAYSFPLAALTIATFLYAEKAQSGTHEIAGMGLFALLTLVIIGLLARTAKAIANDQVCKPE, via the coding sequence ATGACGCATGGAACAACAAACGCCAGCGCTGGTGAACAAAGCGTGGGGCAAGGCTCTGATGCGCAAAACGAACAAACACAGCCTCACTCCAAACTGGAGCATTTTCCAAATGCTTTTTTCGCCATGGTGATGGGCCTTGCAGGCTTCACATTGGCGGCTGAACGCTTGGAGAAAACAGTCGGCGTTGCGCATCAGGGCAGTCTCATCCTTGTTGTCCTGACCACAATCGTGTTCGCGATCCTGCTTGGGTTCTACGCCATGAAAGCAGCCCGCTACCCCCATATGATCAAGTGGGAATGGAATCACCCGGTCAGAATGTGCTTTTTTCCAGCTGCCTCCATTGGGCTGATATTGCTGGGCACAGCCATGGGACCTTTCTCAAATGACCTCGCCATAGGTATTTGGGGACTCGGCGCAGTTCTTCATCTGATAGGAACCTTGGCAGTGCTGACAGCGTGGATTGGCCATCGCTGTTTTGAACCACTGCATTTGAACCCGGCGTGGTTCATCCCGGTGGTCGGAAACATCATTGTTCCAATTGCCGGAGCGCGTTTTGGTATGATGGAGTTCGCCTGGTTCTATTTCTCGGTTGGCCTGGTTTTTTGGATCGTATTGCTCACACTGGTCTTCAACCGACTTGTTTTTCACAATCCTCTGCCCGAGCGTCTACTCCCAACCTTGATGATCCTCATCGCTCCTCCCGGCGTTGGCTTTGTGGCATACGTCACCATGGTTGGAGATCTCGATCCATTTGCGCGCATTATCTATTATACTGGCGTGATGTTCTTCCTGATCATTCTCATTCAGGTGCCCAAGCTGGCTCGCATTCCATTTGCCCTATCATGGTGGGCCTATTCCTTTCCATTGGCTGCGCTAACCATTGCGACCTTTTTATATGCTGAAAAAGCCCAATCCGGCACACACGAGATTGCAGGTATGGGGCTGTTTGCGCTACTAACATTGGTAATTATCGGACTTTTGGCGAGAACCGCCAAAGCAATTGCCAATGATCAAGTTTGCAAGCCTGAATAA
- a CDS encoding RrF2 family transcriptional regulator yields MRLTQHSNYAMRLLMYCALRPDHLVRLADIAEAYDISCHHLNKIAQRLAHIGIIHAIRGRNGGIRLAKDPSEINVGQVLRATEENLIIVECFAETTNTCPLISECKFRKLLQRALKAFLDVLDDCTLADMVDEPECLKPLLGLTDNITSFMSEQEPPQCVH; encoded by the coding sequence ATGCGGCTTACACAGCATTCCAACTATGCTATGCGTTTGCTTATGTATTGCGCCTTGCGACCTGATCATCTGGTGCGCTTGGCGGATATTGCCGAAGCCTATGATATTTCCTGTCATCACCTGAACAAGATTGCCCAGCGCCTCGCTCACATTGGCATCATTCACGCCATCCGAGGCCGCAATGGTGGCATTCGTCTGGCTAAAGACCCAAGCGAAATCAATGTCGGCCAAGTTTTGCGCGCAACCGAAGAGAATTTGATCATTGTTGAGTGCTTTGCTGAGACCACTAATACCTGCCCATTGATCAGCGAATGTAAGTTCAGAAAGCTTCTGCAACGGGCCTTGAAGGCATTCTTGGATGTGCTGGATGACTGCACGTTGGCCGACATGGTGGATGAGCCAGAATGCCTGAAGCCATTGCTGGGGCTGACAGACAATATCACCAGCTTCATGAGCGAGCAGGAACCGCCTCAATGTGTGCATTGA
- a CDS encoding DMT family transporter, with the protein MSQTSPSLSNNVKGVAFSLCGTALFTPIFAAAKFADGAVPVLVVVFMRYFSAFILVLGFSLLRGGEGLSGLMSPKPSQHLMRAFFSVGGGFCTLYAATLIPLNEATAIGLTEGVIVVGLAALLLGERVSRSHWLAGMLCLAGAYLVLFSRIQDGLNFSQLSGVGYAFVGAIFLALELLVLKTLARRESAIGLILHVTGLCSLLLAGPTIYMTISQDISLMAIAPFIVLGPIAIVAQYCNVRAYRLAEISLLAPINYSWILFSTLLGFIVFAEIPTPWALFGGGLVVAGGIWLTRIPTQPAERPTGRFIKALNLH; encoded by the coding sequence ATGTCCCAGACCTCCCCCTCCCTATCCAACAATGTCAAAGGCGTTGCGTTCTCCCTATGCGGGACCGCGCTTTTCACGCCAATTTTCGCTGCAGCAAAGTTTGCAGATGGCGCGGTGCCAGTTTTGGTGGTGGTTTTCATGCGCTATTTCAGCGCTTTCATTCTGGTTCTTGGCTTTTCCCTGTTACGTGGCGGTGAAGGCCTGTCTGGCCTTATGTCTCCCAAACCAAGCCAACATTTGATGCGGGCCTTTTTCTCTGTTGGTGGGGGATTTTGCACCCTCTATGCGGCAACACTCATCCCTCTGAATGAAGCAACCGCGATTGGGCTCACGGAAGGTGTCATCGTTGTGGGTCTTGCTGCCCTTTTATTAGGGGAGCGTGTCAGCCGCTCTCACTGGCTGGCAGGAATGCTATGCTTGGCCGGAGCTTATCTGGTTCTATTCTCCCGTATCCAAGACGGCTTGAACTTCTCCCAGTTGAGTGGTGTGGGATATGCCTTTGTCGGGGCAATCTTTTTGGCGCTGGAGTTATTGGTTCTGAAAACTCTGGCACGCAGGGAAAGTGCAATCGGTCTCATACTCCATGTCACAGGTCTTTGCAGTTTGCTGCTGGCAGGTCCTACCATCTATATGACCATCTCTCAGGATATCAGCCTGATGGCCATTGCCCCATTCATCGTGCTCGGACCAATTGCTATCGTAGCGCAATATTGCAATGTGCGAGCTTATCGTCTGGCGGAGATTTCGCTGTTAGCCCCCATCAACTATAGCTGGATCCTGTTTTCTACATTGCTCGGCTTTATTGTTTTTGCCGAGATACCGACCCCTTGGGCTTTGTTTGGTGGAGGATTGGTCGTGGCGGGAGGTATTTGGCTGACACGCATACCGACACAGCCAGCCGAACGCCCGACCGGACGTTTCATCAAAGCTTTGAATTTACACTGA
- a CDS encoding LysR family transcriptional regulator, which produces MKWDDLQLFHAAATAGSMNGAARRLEISQPQLSRRLRQMEERIGARLFERTPQGLRLTGAGETLMPLAEQMRSTADAVLRLQPNLSDQGLRQVRLSIDDLRTRFLTMHLEELRSLIGEIELDFIATHQHLSLMNRTTDIQVRTCLPDNDGVILRKLADLSYRVYAHRSYLERFPRDGLQDHCAKGYWIGICAEPLWYPDQLRWLSDHVRGPIQMRFNCMIDCLAATKSGAGLALLPTFLADHEPDLVCLTPDQPQTVSPEHLIVNRDVLREPAIRTVMDALIKIYKHMY; this is translated from the coding sequence TTGAAATGGGATGATCTTCAGCTATTTCACGCAGCAGCGACCGCAGGTTCCATGAATGGAGCTGCAAGGAGGTTGGAAATCAGCCAACCGCAGCTGTCTCGTCGCCTTCGGCAGATGGAAGAGAGAATTGGCGCACGCCTGTTTGAACGAACGCCGCAAGGATTGCGTTTGACAGGGGCCGGCGAGACTTTGATGCCTCTGGCAGAGCAAATGCGAAGCACAGCAGACGCGGTACTTCGGTTGCAGCCGAACCTGTCGGATCAGGGCTTGCGGCAGGTGCGCCTATCTATTGATGATCTACGCACGCGTTTTCTGACAATGCATTTGGAAGAGCTGAGATCATTGATTGGTGAGATTGAACTGGATTTCATTGCCACACATCAGCATTTGAGCCTGATGAACAGGACCACAGATATCCAGGTCAGGACATGTTTGCCGGACAATGATGGTGTGATTTTGCGAAAACTGGCCGATCTGAGCTATCGGGTTTATGCGCACCGAAGTTATCTGGAACGCTTTCCGCGAGATGGCCTTCAAGATCATTGTGCAAAGGGCTATTGGATCGGCATCTGCGCAGAACCTCTATGGTATCCAGATCAGCTCAGATGGCTCTCGGATCATGTGCGCGGTCCTATCCAGATGCGCTTCAACTGCATGATAGATTGCTTGGCAGCGACAAAAAGCGGAGCGGGATTGGCTTTGCTTCCCACATTTTTGGCCGACCATGAACCCGACTTGGTTTGTTTGACACCTGATCAGCCACAGACCGTGAGCCCCGAACATCTGATCGTCAACCGAGATGTTTTGCGAGAGCCCGCTATCCGAACCGTGATGGATGCCCTGATCAAGATTTATAAACACATGTATTGA
- a CDS encoding class I SAM-dependent methyltransferase, translating to MKSGSAVTPPLGIRTTGQSMIDDLIDGETLEERKAFFDAVYIRADGDDNQVPWSGEDAKPEVLNWLEDNPARNGAKALDIATGLGEHAQALARAGYKVTAFDLADKAIAWAKTRFPNMPEHNPVTYVGADLFNLPEEWGQFELVHECYTIQSLPDDLRIGAFKAIADAVASGGTLLVYARIRPDGSDWDQAPWPVMPSEFLRFEEAGLIKVHEVDFLRDGGRRKDIPHRFAIYRKP from the coding sequence ATGAAAAGCGGCTCTGCCGTCACACCACCTTTGGGTATCAGAACCACTGGACAAAGCATGATTGATGATTTGATTGACGGCGAAACTCTGGAAGAGCGCAAAGCCTTTTTTGATGCGGTTTATATTCGCGCGGACGGTGATGACAATCAGGTCCCTTGGTCTGGTGAAGATGCCAAGCCAGAGGTATTGAACTGGTTGGAAGATAATCCTGCTCGAAATGGTGCGAAGGCGCTGGATATTGCCACAGGTCTTGGTGAGCATGCGCAAGCACTTGCACGGGCTGGTTATAAGGTGACGGCCTTCGATTTAGCGGATAAGGCCATCGCTTGGGCCAAAACCCGCTTTCCCAACATGCCCGAACACAACCCGGTCACTTATGTCGGTGCAGATCTGTTCAATCTGCCTGAAGAATGGGGTCAGTTCGAGCTGGTGCATGAATGCTACACCATTCAATCGCTGCCTGATGATTTACGCATTGGAGCTTTCAAGGCAATTGCCGACGCCGTTGCATCTGGTGGGACATTACTCGTCTATGCCCGTATTCGGCCTGACGGATCAGATTGGGATCAGGCCCCTTGGCCGGTAATGCCAAGCGAGTTTTTGCGTTTTGAAGAAGCAGGCCTCATCAAGGTTCATGAAGTGGATTTCTTGCGCGATGGCGGCCGTCGCAAAGACATTCCGCATCGCTTTGCCATCTACCGAAAGCCATAA
- a CDS encoding aminotransferase — protein MKATNSIYTGMPTTIFEVMSQLARESGSINLGQGFPDVDGPLDIRQKAADELISGYNQYPPMMGLPVLRQAVADANKRFYDLDIDPANEVVVTSGATEAISDCLTALIEEGDEVILIEPLYDCYLPLAKRAGATVKSIRIVPPKWQIDRAELEAVFSDRTKLIVLNDPHNPAGKVYSDEEKGWIAELLEKYDAYAVCDEVYEHITFDGLPHKPLMAFDGMRERCLRIGSAGKTFSLTGWKIGYITGSKELLDPVAKAHQFSTFTTAPNLQEAIALGLNKDNSYYEELSSDLQSKRDRLAAGLRDVGFEVIDSQGSYFLTTDVTDLCAKKGLPLDDAAFCQTITEQAGVTAVPVSAFYIEDENHAAAPKQFVRFCFCKKESVLDEAIQRLKNWAVQ, from the coding sequence GTGAAAGCGACCAATTCCATCTATACCGGGATGCCAACCACCATTTTCGAGGTCATGTCCCAGTTGGCCAGAGAAAGCGGCTCCATCAATCTTGGTCAGGGTTTTCCAGACGTCGATGGCCCTCTTGATATTCGCCAGAAAGCGGCTGATGAACTGATTTCCGGCTATAATCAATATCCTCCGATGATGGGCTTGCCTGTATTGCGCCAGGCTGTAGCCGACGCCAATAAACGTTTCTACGATTTGGATATCGATCCTGCGAATGAAGTGGTGGTCACTTCCGGCGCGACAGAAGCAATCTCTGATTGTTTGACCGCCTTGATTGAAGAAGGTGATGAGGTCATTCTCATCGAGCCTCTTTATGATTGCTATCTACCTCTGGCCAAGCGAGCTGGGGCAACGGTTAAGAGCATCCGTATCGTGCCGCCCAAATGGCAGATTGATCGCGCAGAGCTGGAAGCAGTATTCTCGGACAGGACCAAGTTGATTGTTCTCAACGATCCTCATAACCCGGCGGGCAAAGTCTATTCAGATGAGGAAAAGGGCTGGATTGCCGAATTGCTGGAAAAATATGACGCCTATGCAGTCTGCGATGAAGTCTATGAGCATATCACCTTTGATGGACTGCCCCATAAACCGCTGATGGCCTTTGATGGCATGCGTGAGCGTTGCCTGCGTATTGGCTCTGCTGGTAAAACCTTCTCACTAACTGGCTGGAAAATTGGCTATATCACTGGCTCCAAAGAGCTTCTGGATCCGGTTGCAAAAGCCCATCAGTTCAGCACCTTCACGACAGCTCCCAATCTTCAAGAAGCAATTGCTCTCGGGTTGAACAAGGACAACAGCTATTACGAAGAGCTGTCCAGTGATCTGCAAAGCAAGCGCGATAGATTGGCTGCTGGCTTGCGGGATGTGGGGTTTGAAGTCATTGATAGCCAAGGCTCCTATTTTCTGACCACAGACGTTACCGATTTGTGCGCCAAGAAAGGCTTGCCATTGGATGATGCTGCTTTCTGCCAAACCATCACGGAGCAAGCCGGTGTGACTGCCGTTCCTGTTTCTGCATTCTACATTGAGGATGAGAACCACGCAGCCGCACCAAAGCAGTTTGTTCGCTTCTGCTTCTGTAAAAAGGAAAGCGTGCTGGATGAAGCGATCCAACGCTTGAAAAACTGGGCGGTGCAATAA
- a CDS encoding SDR family oxidoreductase produces MRILVLGGYGLIGAEICRTFLKAGHEVAGLARTPNLAARLLPQIDWHHGDMRQMLKKEDWEHLVSDVDIVVNAAGALQDGLIDDLEAVHHLAIKACLIACEESGVARFVQISATGASREAATPFMRTKAAGDDAVMAASMDWVILRPGLVLAPTAYGGTALLRLLAAVPYIQPLIMADRKMQTVHVNEVTEATLMASEGRIPSGADIDLVEEESQSLATLVAGMRSWLGFEPAKMQINLPRWLGNVISKGADLFGFMGWRSPLRSNALQVLEGHVTGDPGLWQSISGRHCRSFQETLASMPSTTQERWFSKLALMLPALVGVLSLFWIMTGVIALAQMQAAADVLADSGTSALQAQFLAATGAILDIGLGMAILIRPWARRACLGMVLLTLVYLASATILVPDLWFDPLGSLLKAVPALMLALITRSLLTER; encoded by the coding sequence ATGCGCATTTTGGTCCTTGGAGGCTACGGCCTCATTGGTGCGGAAATTTGCCGGACTTTTCTAAAGGCCGGACATGAAGTGGCAGGGTTGGCAAGAACGCCAAATCTGGCTGCACGTCTGTTACCGCAAATCGATTGGCATCATGGCGATATGCGCCAAATGCTGAAAAAAGAAGATTGGGAACATCTGGTCTCAGATGTCGACATCGTGGTCAATGCTGCTGGTGCATTACAGGACGGCTTGATTGATGATCTGGAAGCCGTTCATCATCTGGCTATCAAGGCCTGTCTCATTGCCTGCGAAGAAAGTGGCGTGGCACGTTTTGTCCAGATTTCCGCCACTGGTGCCAGCCGAGAGGCGGCAACGCCTTTCATGCGCACAAAAGCGGCGGGCGATGATGCGGTCATGGCCGCCAGTATGGACTGGGTGATTCTGCGCCCTGGTCTTGTGCTTGCTCCGACGGCTTATGGTGGAACAGCCTTGTTGCGTCTTTTGGCTGCTGTTCCCTATATACAGCCGCTGATCATGGCGGACCGAAAAATGCAGACGGTTCATGTAAACGAAGTGACTGAGGCGACGTTGATGGCTTCCGAAGGCCGTATCCCGTCTGGCGCTGATATTGATTTAGTCGAAGAGGAAAGCCAAAGTCTGGCAACTCTGGTTGCTGGAATGCGTTCCTGGCTCGGGTTTGAACCTGCAAAAATGCAGATCAATCTTCCGCGCTGGCTGGGCAATGTCATCAGTAAAGGTGCCGACCTATTTGGCTTTATGGGATGGCGGTCTCCCTTGCGCTCCAATGCCTTACAAGTTTTGGAAGGGCATGTGACAGGAGACCCTGGCCTTTGGCAGTCCATTTCTGGTCGCCATTGCCGTTCCTTTCAGGAAACGCTGGCCTCCATGCCTAGTACGACACAAGAGCGTTGGTTCTCCAAACTGGCGTTGATGTTACCGGCGCTGGTTGGCGTCCTTTCGCTGTTCTGGATAATGACCGGAGTGATTGCACTGGCGCAAATGCAGGCCGCAGCCGATGTTTTGGCAGATTCGGGTACTTCCGCTTTGCAAGCTCAGTTTCTGGCAGCAACTGGAGCAATTCTGGATATTGGGCTCGGCATGGCCATTCTAATCCGCCCTTGGGCAAGGCGAGCTTGCCTTGGTATGGTTCTGTTGACGCTCGTCTATCTGGCTTCTGCGACCATTTTGGTGCCGGACCTGTGGTTTGATCCTCTTGGTTCCTTGCTAAAAGCCGTCCCAGCCTTGATGCTGGCTTTGATAACCAGAAGCCTGCTGACGGAGCGATAG
- a CDS encoding DUF2269 family protein encodes MELEAILRFVHVLGAMTLMGTGAGIAFFMLMAHRTGEPRLIAHTASIVVVADTIFTATAAILQPITGLWLAHEIGWPWTEGWILLSIMLYVVVGVCWLPVVWIQIKLRDIAKASAGQGKPLCSRYQKLFRIWFACGFPAFASMLVIIWLMLMRPEITLLS; translated from the coding sequence TTGGAGCTGGAAGCAATTCTGCGATTTGTGCATGTCCTTGGTGCCATGACACTCATGGGCACCGGGGCAGGGATTGCCTTTTTTATGCTGATGGCTCATCGAACCGGTGAGCCAAGGCTAATTGCCCATACTGCCAGCATCGTTGTCGTTGCTGACACCATCTTCACAGCAACAGCTGCAATCCTTCAGCCGATCACCGGTCTGTGGCTAGCCCATGAGATAGGTTGGCCATGGACTGAAGGCTGGATCCTGCTCTCCATTATGCTCTATGTCGTTGTGGGAGTGTGCTGGCTACCTGTGGTCTGGATCCAAATCAAGCTGCGGGACATTGCCAAAGCTAGTGCAGGGCAGGGCAAGCCACTTTGCTCTCGCTATCAAAAACTCTTTCGCATCTGGTTTGCTTGCGGTTTTCCTGCCTTTGCGTCGATGCTTGTCATCATCTGGTTGATGTTGATGCGTCCGGAGATTACGCTTCTGTCCTAA
- a CDS encoding P1 family peptidase encodes MTYIQQHTQRDDTSFTRARDRGISVGQMEVGATNSICDIKGVSVGSITLSDGAIQTGVTAIHVVDDNIFEHKCVAAGHVINGFGKSAGLLQLDELGQLETPIVLTNTLSVGTASDALVRYMLDRNPAIGETTGSVNPLVLECNDGAYLNDIRGLHVKAGDVETALTSAQDSCPQGAIGAGTGMSCYGLKGGLGSASRKFRIGDQSYHLGALTLCNMGLLDDLLVDGRKVGREIAELKKHEAEQSAELGSIIMLLITDAPLSSRQLKRICRRAGAGLARTGTQFGSGSGDIVVGVSTANRIPHYSPESGHQDCQILHEDKLDILFRAAIESTEEAIINCLFASKTTTGKHERVRHSLADYWPKLDQPQA; translated from the coding sequence ATGACCTACATCCAACAGCATACTCAGCGTGATGACACATCTTTCACAAGGGCGCGTGACCGGGGGATCTCCGTTGGGCAGATGGAAGTAGGCGCAACAAACAGCATCTGCGATATTAAGGGGGTGTCAGTTGGCTCCATCACTTTGAGTGATGGTGCCATTCAGACAGGTGTCACCGCCATACATGTGGTTGATGACAATATCTTTGAACACAAATGTGTAGCAGCCGGGCATGTGATCAATGGCTTCGGCAAGTCTGCCGGATTGCTTCAGCTCGATGAACTGGGCCAATTGGAAACACCGATTGTGCTGACCAATACCCTATCCGTTGGAACCGCATCAGATGCCTTGGTGCGTTATATGCTGGATCGAAATCCGGCAATTGGTGAGACCACAGGGTCGGTCAATCCTCTGGTTCTGGAATGCAACGATGGGGCCTATCTCAACGACATCCGCGGCCTGCATGTAAAGGCAGGCGATGTTGAAACTGCGTTGACAAGTGCACAAGACTCCTGTCCTCAAGGAGCCATTGGCGCAGGCACTGGAATGAGCTGTTACGGCCTCAAAGGTGGTCTTGGTTCTGCTTCGCGCAAGTTCCGAATTGGCGATCAGAGCTATCATTTGGGTGCTCTCACCCTTTGTAATATGGGATTGCTGGATGATCTCCTGGTAGATGGTCGCAAGGTTGGACGCGAGATTGCCGAGTTGAAAAAGCATGAAGCAGAACAATCAGCTGAGCTTGGGTCCATCATCATGTTGCTAATCACTGATGCACCTCTCTCCTCTCGCCAACTAAAACGCATTTGCCGGCGGGCTGGAGCTGGTCTAGCCCGTACCGGCACACAGTTCGGTTCAGGTAGCGGTGACATTGTCGTGGGTGTTTCTACCGCCAACCGCATTCCTCATTATAGTCCTGAAAGTGGTCATCAAGATTGCCAAATTCTCCATGAGGACAAATTGGATATTCTTTTCAGGGCAGCGATTGAAAGCACTGAAGAGGCGATCATCAATTGTCTTTTTGCCTCAAAGACAACCACTGGCAAGCATGAACGCGTTCGTCATTCCTTGGCGGATTATTGGCCTAAGCTTGATCAGCCGCAAGCTTAG